A window of the Chloroflexus sp. Y-396-1 genome harbors these coding sequences:
- a CDS encoding glycosyltransferase family 2 protein, with product MLAIIIVSWNVRDLLRRCLTAVQSSLAEGNLTAEIIVVDNDSRDGTVEMVRKEFPAVQLIEAGANLGFTAGNNLALRTLLKRPDGGPEFILLLNPDTEPQADAIPQMVTFLQEHPAAIAVGPRLRYSDGSQQSSRRRFPTPLTMIWESTPWERLWPHNPWARMYHCLDRSPDRVQRVGWLVGAAFLVRTAAIRKAGFLDERFFMYSEELEWQWRLQWASPTALPPNRSRREHVDVCSQIWYLPTAVVVHHEGKSSEQVPLARHRYFQQSRLLLARIWYGWLTAALLRHLICLGYQYELIIEAMKLVIGHRPALRRQRIALYQQVLYTLQNNR from the coding sequence ATGCTGGCAATAATCATCGTATCTTGGAATGTACGCGACCTGCTTCGTCGTTGTCTCACTGCTGTGCAATCGTCGCTCGCGGAGGGTAACCTGACCGCTGAGATCATCGTGGTTGACAATGATAGCCGCGATGGAACGGTTGAGATGGTCAGGAAGGAATTTCCTGCCGTGCAGCTTATTGAAGCGGGGGCCAACCTCGGCTTTACCGCCGGTAATAATCTTGCCCTTAGAACACTGCTTAAGCGACCAGACGGCGGCCCGGAGTTTATCCTCTTGCTCAACCCGGACACCGAACCGCAGGCGGATGCGATTCCCCAAATGGTTACTTTTTTGCAGGAGCATCCGGCAGCAATTGCGGTTGGGCCACGCTTACGTTACAGTGATGGCAGTCAACAATCATCACGCCGTCGCTTCCCGACACCGCTGACCATGATTTGGGAAAGCACCCCTTGGGAACGACTCTGGCCGCATAACCCATGGGCACGCATGTACCACTGTCTCGACCGCTCTCCTGATCGGGTGCAGCGAGTGGGCTGGCTGGTCGGGGCTGCGTTCCTGGTACGAACAGCGGCCATTCGGAAAGCCGGTTTCCTCGATGAACGCTTTTTTATGTACAGCGAGGAACTGGAGTGGCAGTGGCGTTTACAATGGGCTAGTCCGACTGCTCTACCGCCCAACCGATCCCGGCGTGAGCATGTTGATGTGTGCAGTCAAATCTGGTACCTCCCGACAGCGGTTGTTGTACACCACGAAGGCAAAAGTAGCGAACAGGTACCGCTCGCTCGCCATCGCTACTTTCAGCAGAGTCGTCTGCTCTTGGCCCGAATCTGGTATGGCTGGCTCACGGCAGCCCTGTTGCGCCACCTGATCTGTCTGGGGTATCAATATGAATTGATCATAGAGGCAATGAAATTAGTGATTGGTCACCGCCCTGCACTTCGCAGACAACGGATTGCACTCTACCAGCAAGTGTTGTATACACTACAGAATAATCGATGA
- a CDS encoding diacylglycerol/polyprenol kinase family protein — protein sequence MSTRDLIGLVTSFGYAFGLLIIAEVIRRWRGYPQDFTRKFVHIGAGMWVFGVLALFENWTIGIIPFATFIVLNFIFFRFRLLESVDAPDSTPGTVYFALSITLLFLIFWRTNSPDDRGYIAAAGTMAMTWGDALAAIVGKRWGRHHYQIGRGRRSFEGSAAMFAASFVAMLLTLLLTPGSALSPQSVPIGFSAALIASLVAALAATIAEGVSPHGTDNLSVPLLSSFVVAGVLAVV from the coding sequence ATGAGTACACGTGATCTGATCGGACTGGTGACCTCGTTCGGATACGCATTTGGGCTCCTCATCATTGCTGAAGTCATTCGCCGTTGGCGAGGCTATCCACAAGATTTCACCCGTAAATTCGTCCACATTGGTGCCGGGATGTGGGTATTCGGTGTCCTGGCGTTATTTGAAAACTGGACGATCGGGATTATTCCCTTCGCCACCTTTATTGTGCTTAATTTTATATTCTTCCGTTTCCGGCTCCTGGAATCGGTAGATGCGCCCGACAGTACTCCTGGAACTGTTTACTTCGCCCTGTCAATCACATTATTATTTCTGATCTTCTGGCGCACCAATTCCCCTGATGATCGCGGATATATTGCCGCAGCCGGAACAATGGCTATGACCTGGGGCGATGCCCTGGCGGCTATTGTTGGCAAACGTTGGGGACGGCACCACTACCAGATTGGTCGAGGGCGACGCTCATTTGAAGGATCGGCAGCCATGTTCGCTGCCAGCTTCGTGGCGATGCTGCTCACCTTGTTATTGACGCCAGGATCGGCGCTTAGTCCACAAAGCGTACCGATAGGCTTTAGTGCAGCCCTAATTGCAAGTCTCGTAGCTGCTCTGGCCGCAACAATTGCCGAAGGAGTCTCGCCCCACGGAACTGATAACCTGAGTGTTCCTCTCCTGTCCAGCTTCGTCGTTGCCGGAGTGCTGGCAGTTGTGTGA
- a CDS encoding STAS domain-containing protein has protein sequence MDNLRIPILKIGDILIASIQVALHDASAVQFKDDLLQKIHDTRAKGVIIDLTALDVVDSFIGRLIADIAAMAGLMGARVVLTGLQPAVAITLVELGLELPRVLTALNLEKGLAMMQRMTSEESDDGAE, from the coding sequence TTGGATAACCTGCGCATTCCGATATTGAAAATTGGCGACATTCTGATCGCTTCGATCCAGGTGGCATTACACGATGCCTCGGCGGTACAATTTAAAGATGACTTATTGCAAAAGATTCATGACACCCGAGCAAAAGGTGTGATCATCGATTTAACAGCTCTCGATGTTGTTGATAGCTTTATCGGTCGACTGATTGCCGACATTGCCGCGATGGCCGGATTGATGGGTGCACGAGTTGTGCTGACCGGTCTGCAACCGGCAGTCGCAATTACATTGGTTGAATTAGGACTTGAACTACCGCGTGTGCTCACGGCCCTCAATCTCGAAAAGGGGCTGGCTATGATGCAGCGGATGACCAGTGAGGAGAGCGACGATGGCGCAGAGTAA
- a CDS encoding anti-sigma regulatory factor → MAQSKTAVIRSDLDIVIARTMARDMAKALGFGPIDQARIATAVSELARNIFLYAGTGNVTVRDIEKGSRKGIEIICEDQGPGIPNIDLVMQDGYSTSRGMGMGLPGAKRLMDEFDIKSKEGEGTTIICRKWRN, encoded by the coding sequence ATGGCGCAGAGTAAGACTGCTGTCATCCGAAGTGACCTTGATATCGTCATCGCGCGCACCATGGCTCGCGATATGGCCAAGGCGCTCGGTTTTGGACCAATCGATCAGGCACGCATCGCGACCGCCGTGAGCGAGTTAGCCCGAAATATCTTTCTCTATGCGGGTACCGGTAACGTTACGGTGCGTGATATTGAGAAGGGTTCGCGAAAGGGGATCGAGATTATTTGTGAAGATCAGGGGCCTGGTATTCCGAATATCGATTTGGTGATGCAAGATGGGTATAGCACATCACGCGGTATGGGTATGGGGCTGCCCGGTGCAAAACGCTTGATGGACGAGTTTGATATTAAGTCGAAAGAGGGTGAGGGAACGACGATCATTTGCCGAAAGTGGCGTAACTGA
- a CDS encoding iron-containing alcohol dehydrogenase: MMSPREFIMPSQMVIGSGAVEQVGTQCAKRGWQKALIVTDQIMQKLGVVGQVEQNLANHGISSVVYAGVNTEPVVEYVQEGLAAYREGGCDFVVAVGGGSPIDTAKAIAVLVTNPGSIEQYKGIGKIPAPGVPVVAIPTTAGTGSEATIYTVITDQKTDVKMLIGSPYLMPTIAIVDPLLTISSPPSVTAATGVDALVHAIEAYVSVKRQPMTDVLCLSAIELIAGNIRQAWANGNNIEAREKMMLGATQAGIAFSNSSVALVHGMSRPIGAYFHIAHGVSNAALLAVVTEFSLVGDPKRYADIARAMGEPIEGLSLMEAADRAVVAIRRLVRDIKIPSLRQLGVERERLMELAPAMADAAIDSGSPANNPRKPTKQEIIELYAKAYDEGDRMA; the protein is encoded by the coding sequence ATGATGTCGCCACGCGAATTTATCATGCCGTCACAGATGGTGATTGGCTCAGGTGCGGTTGAACAGGTTGGTACGCAATGCGCGAAGCGGGGCTGGCAGAAGGCATTAATCGTTACCGATCAAATTATGCAAAAGCTCGGTGTGGTTGGTCAGGTCGAGCAGAATCTGGCCAACCACGGCATTAGCAGCGTGGTCTATGCTGGTGTCAATACTGAGCCGGTTGTTGAATATGTACAAGAGGGGTTAGCGGCGTATCGTGAGGGCGGTTGTGATTTCGTCGTCGCCGTTGGTGGTGGCAGTCCAATCGATACAGCGAAAGCCATTGCCGTTCTCGTCACCAATCCCGGCTCAATCGAACAATACAAGGGCATCGGTAAAATTCCTGCGCCTGGCGTGCCGGTTGTTGCCATTCCCACGACTGCCGGTACTGGGAGTGAAGCTACGATCTACACCGTGATAACCGATCAGAAGACCGATGTTAAAATGCTGATTGGCAGCCCGTATCTGATGCCTACGATTGCCATTGTTGACCCACTGCTAACCATCTCGTCACCACCGAGTGTGACTGCGGCAACCGGTGTTGATGCGCTAGTGCATGCGATTGAAGCATACGTTTCGGTCAAACGTCAGCCAATGACCGATGTCTTATGTCTGTCGGCCATTGAACTGATCGCCGGTAATATTCGTCAAGCTTGGGCAAACGGCAACAACATCGAGGCTCGCGAGAAGATGATGTTAGGCGCGACTCAGGCCGGAATTGCGTTTAGCAACTCATCGGTCGCTCTCGTTCACGGAATGTCGCGTCCGATTGGCGCCTACTTCCACATCGCGCATGGAGTTTCTAATGCGGCACTGCTGGCTGTAGTCACAGAATTCAGCCTGGTCGGCGATCCAAAGCGCTACGCCGATATTGCCCGTGCCATGGGAGAACCAATAGAGGGTCTGTCGTTGATGGAAGCGGCCGATCGAGCGGTCGTTGCTATTCGCCGTCTGGTGCGCGACATTAAAATCCCCTCGCTCCGTCAGTTGGGTGTTGAACGTGAACGGCTGATGGAACTGGCTCCAGCGATGGCCGATGCTGCTATCGATAGCGGTAGTCCGGCGAATAATCCACGCAAGCCTACCAAACAAGAGATTATTGAGTTGTATGCAAAGGCATACGACGAAGGCGATCGGATGGCGTAG
- a CDS encoding aminotransferase class V-fold PLP-dependent enzyme — MHPDEFRRLGYQIVDMIADYRATIASRPVWSQLRPGELRSQLPTNPPEHPEPPESILADVERLIIPGLSNWQHPRFFGYFPANASLSSLLGDMLSGGLGQLGLNWQASPPLTELEELTTDWMRQLLGLSEAWRGVIQDTASTSTLVALLCARERTSDHSQVRGGLQALPQPLVVYTSTQSHSSVEKAVLLAGFGRENLRLLPVDDQFALRVDALEAAIAADRAAGRVPCAVVASIGATATTACDPLEPIGELCQREGIWLHVDAAMAGSAMILPECRHLWQGIEHADSLVLNPHKWLGAAFDCSLYYVRDPQHLIRVMSTNPSYLQTSADGAVTNYRDWGIPLGRRFRALKLYFLLRCEGAEGLRARLRRDLANARWLAEQIDTTPYWRRLAPVPLQTVCVRHEPPGLSGDDLDRHTLRWVGMINASGAAYVTPAMLDGRWMVRVSIGAEPTEHADVVALWELMQKTAAQAMG; from the coding sequence ATGCATCCTGATGAATTCCGGCGTCTTGGGTATCAAATTGTCGATATGATCGCCGATTATCGTGCTACGATTGCTAGTCGACCGGTCTGGTCACAATTGCGTCCCGGTGAGCTACGCAGCCAGTTGCCGACGAATCCCCCTGAACATCCCGAACCGCCAGAGTCCATCCTCGCCGATGTTGAACGGTTGATTATTCCCGGTCTTTCTAACTGGCAGCATCCGCGTTTTTTTGGGTACTTTCCGGCCAACGCCAGCCTGTCCTCGCTGCTCGGTGACATGCTCAGTGGTGGACTGGGTCAGTTAGGACTCAACTGGCAGGCTAGTCCTCCTTTGACCGAGCTGGAAGAACTGACAACGGACTGGATGCGACAGTTGCTTGGTTTGAGTGAGGCATGGCGTGGGGTGATTCAGGATACGGCCAGCACCAGCACGCTGGTTGCGCTCCTGTGTGCCCGTGAACGCACCAGCGATCATAGTCAAGTGCGCGGTGGCCTGCAAGCCCTTCCCCAGCCGCTGGTCGTCTATACTTCAACGCAAAGCCATAGCTCAGTGGAAAAAGCTGTCCTCCTGGCCGGCTTTGGGCGCGAAAACCTGCGCCTGTTGCCGGTCGATGATCAATTTGCGCTGCGCGTCGATGCGCTTGAAGCGGCGATTGCAGCCGACCGTGCGGCGGGTCGTGTGCCCTGTGCAGTCGTTGCCAGCATTGGCGCTACAGCCACAACAGCCTGTGATCCGCTAGAACCGATTGGCGAACTGTGCCAGCGTGAGGGAATCTGGCTCCATGTCGATGCTGCTATGGCCGGTTCAGCAATGATACTCCCAGAATGCCGGCATTTGTGGCAGGGTATCGAACATGCCGATAGTCTGGTACTCAATCCGCACAAATGGTTGGGGGCCGCATTTGACTGCTCGCTCTACTATGTGCGCGATCCACAACACCTGATCAGGGTTATGTCGACAAATCCGAGCTATCTGCAAACCAGTGCTGATGGTGCAGTAACGAACTATCGTGATTGGGGCATTCCCCTTGGACGACGCTTCCGCGCCTTGAAGCTCTACTTTCTTTTGCGTTGTGAAGGCGCCGAGGGGTTACGCGCTCGTTTACGCCGCGACCTCGCCAATGCCCGCTGGTTGGCAGAACAGATCGATACTACGCCGTATTGGCGAAGATTAGCTCCGGTACCATTGCAAACGGTTTGTGTACGCCACGAACCGCCTGGCCTTAGTGGTGATGATCTTGATCGTCATACGTTGCGCTGGGTAGGGATGATTAATGCTAGCGGTGCCGCATACGTAACCCCGGCAATGCTCGATGGCCGCTGGATGGTGCGTGTCAGTATCGGCGCCGAGCCAACCGAACACGCTGATGTAGTAGCCTTGTGGGAACTGATGCAAAAGACAGCGGCGCAAGCAATGGGGTAA
- the lpdA gene encoding dihydrolipoyl dehydrogenase, whose amino-acid sequence MSEQVYDLVVLGSGPGGYVAAIRAAQLGMKIAIVEVNALGGVCLNIGCIPTKALLHSADLLEEVKEAKRFGINVEHVTFELTGAMKHKDTVVKQSTDGVAFLMKKNKIEVVAGRGRLIGRGQVHVQLNEGGERVLAAKHIIVATGGRPRPFPGIPFDGERVLSSTDMLNLKAVPSSLLAIGAGAIGVEFASMFRSFGSEVTIVEALPRIVPNEDEEVSVELTKAFQRRGIKTLAGAKVEGVDVGGDKIVVTVVDNTGKPQQIAVEKLLVSIGIAPNTENIGLEEVGVKVNSRGFIETDGFLRTSAEGIYAIGDCTANTPWLAHKASAEGILAAEHIAGHHVTPIDYGKIAACTYCNPEIASVGLTEAKARERGYQVKIGKFPFSANGKARVIGQTRFGFIKLVADAQYDEILGVHMIGPRVTEMIAEGGIALSHEATGESLMQTIHAHPTLYEAIGEAAHALVHGSPIHL is encoded by the coding sequence GTGAGCGAACAGGTGTATGATCTGGTAGTCCTTGGCTCTGGACCGGGAGGCTACGTTGCAGCCATTCGGGCCGCCCAACTTGGTATGAAAATAGCAATCGTCGAAGTCAATGCGCTTGGCGGTGTTTGTCTCAACATCGGTTGTATCCCCACCAAAGCGTTGCTACACAGCGCCGATCTGCTGGAAGAAGTGAAAGAGGCGAAGCGTTTTGGCATTAATGTAGAGCACGTTACCTTCGAGCTGACCGGTGCGATGAAGCATAAGGATACAGTCGTCAAGCAGAGTACCGATGGCGTAGCCTTCTTGATGAAGAAGAATAAAATCGAGGTGGTCGCCGGTCGTGGTCGCCTGATCGGACGAGGTCAAGTACACGTGCAATTGAACGAGGGTGGTGAGCGTGTGCTGGCGGCCAAACATATCATCGTCGCCACCGGCGGCCGGCCGCGTCCCTTCCCCGGCATTCCTTTCGATGGCGAGCGGGTGCTCTCCTCGACCGATATGCTGAATCTGAAAGCGGTTCCGTCCAGCCTACTGGCAATAGGCGCCGGCGCGATTGGGGTTGAGTTTGCGTCGATGTTTCGTTCCTTCGGGAGCGAGGTGACAATTGTTGAAGCGCTCCCGCGGATTGTGCCTAACGAAGATGAAGAGGTAAGCGTTGAATTGACCAAGGCATTCCAGCGTCGTGGGATCAAAACCCTAGCCGGTGCGAAAGTCGAAGGGGTTGATGTCGGCGGTGATAAGATCGTTGTTACCGTGGTGGATAATACCGGCAAACCGCAACAAATTGCCGTCGAAAAGCTACTGGTCTCGATTGGCATTGCGCCAAATACCGAGAATATCGGCCTGGAAGAGGTCGGTGTCAAAGTGAACAGTCGTGGTTTTATCGAGACTGATGGCTTCTTGCGCACCAGCGCCGAGGGGATTTACGCAATTGGCGATTGTACGGCCAACACGCCGTGGCTGGCCCACAAGGCCAGTGCTGAAGGCATTCTGGCCGCTGAACATATCGCCGGTCATCATGTCACCCCAATTGATTATGGCAAGATCGCTGCCTGTACCTACTGCAACCCCGAAATTGCCAGCGTTGGTCTCACCGAAGCTAAAGCGCGTGAGCGCGGCTATCAAGTGAAAATAGGTAAATTCCCCTTCTCGGCCAATGGTAAGGCCCGGGTCATTGGTCAAACTCGTTTCGGCTTTATCAAACTGGTGGCCGATGCCCAGTACGATGAGATTTTGGGCGTTCACATGATCGGCCCGCGGGTGACTGAAATGATTGCCGAGGGTGGCATTGCCCTCAGCCACGAGGCTACCGGCGAGAGCCTGATGCAAACGATCCATGCGCATCCAACCCTTTACGAAGCAATCGGTGAAGCTGCGCACGCACTAGTGCATGGATCACCGATTCATCTCTAA
- the lipA gene encoding lipoyl synthase, producing MAELIPLSDVGVTQSTPTATNRPRRPEWLKARAPGGVNYHDVLRLMREKNLHTVCEEARCPNIGECWNHRTATFLLLGDICTRGCRYCAIGKGKPKPIDEQEPERVAESVAHLKLKFAVLTSVNRDDVPDGGAHIFARTIELIRQKVPDCKVEVLIPDFDGNWDALATVLAAEPDVLNHNIETVPRLFRRFRPRATFEQSIELLARARAARPHLVTKSGMMVGAGETNEEVFEVIDRLREVDVNVLTIGQYLAPDASYWPVHRYVTPDEFAEFRRYALARGFTHVESGPLVRSSYNAHLHVGAAQH from the coding sequence ATGGCAGAACTTATCCCACTTAGTGATGTAGGTGTAACGCAATCTACACCGACTGCAACCAACCGACCACGTCGCCCTGAATGGTTGAAAGCGCGGGCGCCGGGTGGTGTCAACTATCACGATGTGTTGCGCCTGATGCGTGAGAAGAATCTGCACACCGTTTGTGAAGAAGCCCGCTGTCCAAATATTGGCGAATGCTGGAATCATCGCACTGCGACATTCCTTTTGCTTGGCGATATTTGTACCCGTGGTTGCCGGTACTGTGCAATCGGTAAAGGGAAACCGAAGCCAATTGATGAACAAGAACCTGAACGGGTAGCCGAGTCGGTTGCCCATCTGAAGCTGAAATTTGCCGTGCTGACCTCGGTAAATCGTGATGATGTACCCGATGGTGGTGCGCATATCTTTGCTCGCACTATTGAACTGATCCGACAGAAAGTTCCCGATTGCAAGGTCGAAGTGCTCATTCCCGATTTTGACGGCAATTGGGACGCGCTGGCAACAGTTTTAGCAGCCGAGCCGGATGTGCTTAACCATAACATCGAGACGGTGCCACGTCTGTTTCGACGGTTCCGACCGCGGGCAACGTTCGAGCAGAGTATCGAGTTATTGGCTCGTGCTAGGGCAGCTCGTCCTCATTTGGTGACCAAAAGTGGTATGATGGTAGGCGCTGGCGAGACGAATGAGGAAGTCTTTGAGGTTATTGATCGCTTGCGTGAGGTCGATGTGAATGTGCTGACGATAGGCCAATATCTAGCCCCTGATGCAAGCTACTGGCCAGTCCATCGCTACGTCACGCCTGATGAATTTGCCGAGTTTCGTCGCTACGCTCTGGCACGAGGCTTTACCCACGTTGAGAGTGGCCCACTGGTACGATCAAGCTACAATGCTCACCTCCACGTCGGTGCGGCTCAACACTAA
- a CDS encoding GGDEF domain-containing protein, giving the protein MIQQNCDLAALFCDYLLSALYAAGYREELERQARYDWLTGLGNRRALERRLADSLPRGWGLAFLDLDDLKKVNDSQGHQAGDQLLQRFAEALRQAGFEAFRLGGDEFAVLLSRQQVEKLYQVVDCFQVSYGFAWAEEGSGVELLALADQRMYEQKHRKKTGRSV; this is encoded by the coding sequence ATGATCCAACAGAACTGCGACTTAGCGGCTCTCTTCTGTGATTATTTACTTTCGGCTCTGTATGCCGCAGGATATCGCGAAGAACTTGAGCGACAGGCTCGATACGATTGGCTGACCGGTTTAGGGAATCGACGTGCGCTTGAGCGGCGATTGGCGGATAGTCTTCCAAGAGGATGGGGATTAGCATTCCTTGATCTCGATGATTTGAAAAAGGTGAATGATAGCCAGGGGCATCAGGCCGGAGATCAATTGTTGCAACGTTTTGCTGAAGCCCTGCGGCAGGCAGGGTTTGAAGCGTTTCGCTTAGGCGGCGATGAATTTGCCGTCCTCCTATCCAGACAGCAAGTAGAAAAGTTATACCAAGTAGTGGATTGCTTTCAGGTCAGCTATGGATTTGCCTGGGCTGAAGAAGGTTCGGGTGTAGAGTTACTGGCTCTAGCCGATCAACGAATGTACGAACAGAAGCATCGTAAAAAGACCGGTCGCTCAGTTTAG
- a CDS encoding carboxymuconolactone decarboxylase family protein: MSKDTVQEIVDELGFGVIPNIFAHAQSTDIQTALWKAFRHVVLRGVLPRTVKEMMGVVSSQSRGSRYAAEIHLHALMVQGLEASLLDSLRRGEILPTLPTRVQALLRFAQAASNCFT, encoded by the coding sequence ATGTCGAAAGATACGGTACAGGAGATAGTGGATGAACTTGGATTTGGAGTTATCCCGAATATCTTTGCCCATGCTCAAAGCACCGATATACAGACAGCACTCTGGAAAGCCTTCCGTCATGTGGTATTGCGTGGAGTGTTGCCGCGTACCGTGAAAGAGATGATGGGAGTTGTCAGTTCACAGTCTCGTGGATCACGATACGCTGCCGAAATTCATCTGCACGCTTTGATGGTTCAGGGGTTGGAAGCGAGTTTGCTCGATTCGTTACGTCGTGGCGAAATCTTACCGACACTACCCACTCGTGTTCAGGCATTACTCCGTTTTGCTCAGGCTGCAAGCAACTGCTTCACCTGA
- the lipB gene encoding lipoyl(octanoyl) transferase LipB: protein MRTLTVYHLGRIAYTTAWDIQRQLAHKRSHGQIGDTLLVLEHPPTITLGNKARPEHVLASPAELAARGVVVVQSDRGGEVTYHAPGQLVAYPIFKLSQHGSDVGRYVRGLEESVIRVLADYGLVGERIAGLTGVWVRNGAAKICAIGVKLSASGVTTHGLALNIDPDLSGFELIVPCGIIDRGVTSLANELGIVPSFAEVTERLIARMCEVFELVPREEVLLMA from the coding sequence ATGCGCACATTGACGGTATATCATCTTGGTCGTATCGCATATACTACGGCATGGGATATTCAGCGCCAATTAGCCCACAAGCGTTCGCATGGTCAGATCGGTGATACGCTGCTGGTGCTCGAACATCCACCGACAATTACCTTAGGCAACAAGGCACGTCCTGAGCATGTGCTTGCCTCACCTGCCGAGTTAGCCGCACGCGGTGTGGTGGTCGTTCAGAGTGATCGAGGTGGGGAAGTGACCTATCATGCGCCGGGACAACTGGTTGCTTACCCGATCTTCAAACTCTCGCAGCACGGCAGTGATGTTGGCCGCTATGTGCGTGGGTTGGAAGAGAGTGTGATTCGGGTGTTAGCCGACTACGGTCTGGTTGGCGAGCGTATCGCGGGCTTAACCGGGGTTTGGGTGCGAAACGGTGCGGCGAAAATCTGTGCCATTGGTGTGAAGCTTAGTGCAAGTGGCGTGACGACCCATGGCCTGGCGCTCAACATTGATCCAGACCTCAGTGGCTTTGAGTTGATCGTTCCCTGTGGGATCATAGATCGCGGTGTGACGTCACTGGCTAACGAACTCGGTATCGTACCATCCTTTGCCGAGGTTACTGAACGACTTATTGCAAGGATGTGCGAGGTGTTTGAACTGGTGCCACGTGAAGAGGTGTTGTTAATGGCATAG
- a CDS encoding class F sortase: MRMLLIVLTGCLILSACSETTAGTDLTRPSPMIFSPEAYTPTTMIITPAPITPTLTPSPTPVLPPTITPTPLVTPTALPTSTPVLSATVTPLATPSPVGDRTPVRLVIPEIKLDRTLIPVGLDAQHVPVVPDHDVGWYIYSAKPGQGENIVLWGHVLRFRKAPQIPAPFANIDRLTIGSEIFLYSADGTTFRYVVARKERVTPDQVQYILPTGDERLTLVSCIGDRVIVDGTVELTHRLITIAVPAP; this comes from the coding sequence ATGCGAATGCTACTGATAGTGCTAACCGGCTGCCTAATCTTGAGTGCGTGTAGCGAAACGACCGCAGGCACCGATCTTACCAGACCATCACCAATGATCTTCTCGCCAGAAGCGTATACTCCAACTACCATGATTATCACTCCAGCACCGATTACGCCTACGCTTACCCCATCGCCAACACCGGTGCTACCACCAACGATTACCCCAACACCTTTAGTGACACCGACGGCACTGCCTACTTCCACACCCGTGCTGTCGGCAACAGTAACACCTCTGGCAACCCCATCACCGGTAGGCGACCGTACACCTGTTCGACTGGTCATTCCAGAAATAAAACTCGACCGCACCCTGATACCGGTAGGACTTGATGCGCAACATGTGCCGGTTGTGCCCGATCACGATGTTGGCTGGTACATCTACAGCGCTAAGCCGGGGCAAGGTGAGAATATCGTGTTGTGGGGTCATGTGCTGCGCTTTCGCAAAGCCCCCCAAATTCCGGCCCCCTTTGCGAATATTGATCGCTTGACCATCGGGAGTGAGATATTCCTCTACAGTGCCGATGGGACAACGTTTCGCTACGTCGTGGCTCGCAAAGAGCGCGTGACTCCCGATCAAGTGCAATACATTCTGCCCACGGGTGATGAGCGATTGACTCTTGTGTCGTGTATTGGCGACCGGGTCATCGTTGATGGAACGGTTGAACTTACGCATCGTCTGATCACGATTGCAGTACCGGCGCCGTAG